The Rosa chinensis cultivar Old Blush chromosome 7, RchiOBHm-V2, whole genome shotgun sequence DNA segment AATTGTTGACAGTGGATGATGATTGGTTTTGCGTGATTGCCAACTCGGACAATGAGTCCCCGAGCCGTTATTCAGTCGGTTTAGTCTTGTTTATGCCACATGCGTGTATGTTAGGTACTTGTGTATTATGCATGTTATTGGTAAGAGCTGAttcaaaaattttcaaatttcagtACAGGTCCTTATTGAGCTGCTTCTTCCGAAAGGAGTTATGGCTGTCTGTTGGAGTTTTGTTTGTTGGAGATTTTATGGATACAACCAGTGGATTGCTTTTCACTGTAATGAATTTATGAGTGCCATAGCTGGTCATTAATTTGGTGCAAATGTGACAACTTATCTACAATCAAGGACATTGGTTTGTCTCAGGATTTGCCTTTTTTGGTCCGTATCCATTCCGTTATAAAATCATGCCTTCGTGGTGGAGAAAGTCTTCATCCAAAGAAGTAAAGAAGAAAGCAAATAAGGAGAGTTTCATTGATACCATAATGACTATACACCGAAAACTTAAGAGTTCTTCTGAAGAAAAGTTTAACAGTAGTTCAGGGGGTTCTAGGAGACGATGTACTGACACCGTTTCAGAAATGGGTTCTCAATCCAGGGCTTTGTCACCATTAACATCGACACAAGTATCACGCTGTCAAAGTTTTGCAGAGAGGCCTCATGCCCAACCACTACCTCTTCCTAGAGTGCAACTTTCCAACATTGGGCGTTCTGACTCTGCTGTAACGGCATCATCAAAAACCGGGTCTGATACAGGGCCCAAGCAATTGCTCTATGTGCCCCTTTCAAGCCCTGGCCGTATCTTGAGCAGGGCAGTACCTGCAGATGTGGACGGTGATATAGCCACTGCTTCCATATCTAGTGATAGTTCTATTGATAGTGATGACCCACCTGATTCACGTCTCCTTAGTCCCATGGCCTCTGACTGCGAATATGGCACCAGAACAACTCTGAACAGTCCTTCCAGGTAAGTTTTGATACATGTCATTGAAAATGAAGATCGTATTAGAGCCTGATGTTAGATGAGGATACTTCACATCATTATAAATGCtttgtatatatgtttgtgtgtaTGCCCGTCCACCCTGACAAATTTAACTCTATACTTGCTGAAGGGTAATGCAAAAGGACCAATTCCCTAATGTCAACCAAAAGAACACAAAAGAGACTTTGAAGCCGGCTAATCTTCTATTCAATAATCAGATTATGACCACATCACCAAAACGGGGACCTTCAAGGACACATTTGCAGAACATACAAATTCCTTACAATGGTGCTTTCTCTAGTGCTCCAGACAGCTCCATGTCAAGTCCTTCTAGAAGTCCTATGAGAGTGTTTGGCTCTGATCAAGTTCTGATCTCCAGTTTCTGGGCTGGAAAGCCTTATCCCGATATAGCTTCTACCTACTGCTCCAGTCCAGGCTCAGGTCATAATTCCGGACATAATTCGGTCGGAGGGGATCTGTCAGCACAGCTTTTTTGGCAGCAGAACAGGTGTAGCCCCGAGTGTTCTCCAATACCTAGTCCCAGAATGACCAGTCCTGGCCCAAGCTCCAGAATGACCAGTCCTGGCCCCAGCTCCAGAATACAAAGTGCTGCAGTTACCCCTCTGCACCCACGAGCTGGAGGGCCAGCCATGGAGTCACCTACAAGCCGACCCGATGATGGGAAGCAGAAAAGCCACCGATTGCCACTTCCTCCAATAACAACAACTAGGACCTGTCCTTTTTCTCCTGCATATTCACCTGCAACAACTCCCACAGTTCCTCGCAGTCCTGGTAGGGCAGAAAATCCACAAAGTCCTGGTTCACGCTGGAAGAAGGGGCGCCTGCTTGGGAGGGGTACATTTGGACATGTGTATCTTGGTTTTAACAGGTTGGTACCTGGAGGAGGTTTGTACATTTTACAGTTGTATCTATTTCTACCTATTGTATTGTATGATATTAAGATACAACTTTCACCCTCCTCCCCTGActcagaaaaaggaaaaaaaaaaaaaaacacacacacaaatttcCTCCACAACTTAAGTGTAAGCTAAGCCATGTACATAGAGTAGGTTGCAGTTTTAGTTAGAATTACAGTTTTGCTAAGCTATCAAATATTAAGCGGCACATGATTTGTTATTATCAACTTTTGATGTATTTTGAGTTATTTGTTTGTTGTACTGCACAAGTTCCAGATGGGAATTTTGAATGCCTGATTTGATTCACTTTTGGTCTTTAGTGAAAGTGGTGAGATGTGTGCAATGAAGGAGGTAACTCTATTTGCAGATGATGCAAAGTCAAAGGAAAGTGCACAGCAGCTTGGGCAAGTAAGTTTACTTGATTAGTTGATAGATTGTTAGAAACTTCCATTGTGTAAAATGTTAACGTAAAATATTTATTCAGCATACTTTTCATGAACAGTTTTAACTTTCTTATGAGTTCCTTCGGACATCGAGGATGTTTAATACTAAGTGAGTTGTGCGTTGCAGGAAATTTCTTTGCTAAGTCGACTACGACATCCAAATATAGTGCAGTATTTAGGATCTGAGACGGTATATTCCTTTTAATTCTGtcttagtttttatttatttattttacattttatatattatatagatGTATGGATTTTTGTAATAATTTCTCACACTAAGAGCTCTAGAAAGCTGTGATGCTTATCAACAATGCCTGTTTACACAATTTGATCCGTAAATGACTGTTATTCTTATTGATGGTGTGTGGTCCTGTGTATGCTTGCACAGGTAGACGATAAACTCTACATATACTTGGAATATGTGTCTGGTGGATCCATCTATAAACTGCTTCAAGAGTACGGTCAGTTTGGTGAAATAGCAATTCGTAGTTATACTCAACAAATCTTGTCAGGGCTTTCGTACTTGCACGCGAAAAACACTCTCCACAGGTAAGCGGAGTTATTGTCCAAATGTTTGATTTATCTTGGATATATAATCTTTTACTGACTTTTCTCGACCATATTTTGGTCATTGAGGAGTGTCAGTTTTAATTGTTTGGAATGTTATTTTAGCTAATGATGAGGTTATTATGTTCAGGGATATCAAAGGAGCAAATATATTAGTAGATCCCAATGGTCGGGTAAAGTTGGCAGATTTTGGGATGGCAAAGCATGTACGAtcattcattttttctttctttctatagaTCATAATTACTGCAATAATTTATTTTGACTTTCCAGATTTTCGGTTAGCATGAAACCTTGATTCTGACAGGTATTCAATGAAAGGAGAGATCCAGTAAACCTGTGTCATATGATTATGAAAATATGTTTGCCAAGCACTCATTTTGTTAGGATGCCATTTTCTACCTtttattatagaatagaacacaAAACAACCTCCACAAGCCTATTGAAAATTATGTTAAATACTTGATATCCTGAACCAACTCATATCATTCTTTTTTATACACAATGAATCTGATGGTCGTATTTTTTCTCTTCTGAAATAATTTGCAGATTACTGGGGAGTCTTGTCCGTTATCCTTCAAGGGGAGCCCATATTGGATGGCACCAGAGGTATGCACGGTTCCTTTACTGCGCTCATGTATCATCATTATCTGTAATTTTGTATGGATTTGTTGTAACAGTTTTCACTCTAATATTTCAGGTTATCAAGAATTCAAATGGTTGTAATCTTGCGGTTGATATATGGAGCCTGGGTTGCACTGTTCTTGAGATGGCCACGACAAAACCACCTTGGAGCCAATATGAAGGGGTTAGTGAACTTTGAATCCAAAAGGCTGGAATGTTATGAAATATTCAGATGTTACACATTTCCTACTAACAGAATTTGCATGCCAGAATGTTCCTAATGTTTGACCCTCTTATTGTATTGTATTGTTTCCAAAGGTTGCTGCTATGTTTAAGATAGGAAACAGCAAGGAACTTCCTGGAATTCCTGGACATCTTTCAGAGGATGGGAAGGACTTTGTTAGGCTGTGTTTGCAACGTAACCCACTGCATCGCCCTACAGCTGCTCAGCTTTTGGAGCATCCTTTTGTTAAGAATGTTGCTCCACTGGAAAGACCCATTATGAGTTTGGATACTTCTGAAGGACCACCTGCGGTGACGAATGCAGTGAGATCTCAGGTAGACGCACTGATCTTAAAACAACAAGAAATAATTTTCACGCCATCAGGTTGAATATATGTGACCTAATATgtttaattttctattttagATTTGTTCTCTCTATGCAAACCAAGTAAAGTTTTCAATTTGTGGGTTGCATACCGACTTTGTTACCCATAGTGAAAGTTCTAGTAGGCATCTCTACCGTGAGGGATTTTATATCATCAAAATGTTATGGCGTTATgtgattgttgtttttttttatgtaacTACACAATTTTATTTGAACCTCATTTTACCAAATGATTTTAAAAGTAGCAGTAAATATCGAATATGTAGTCAATACTTGCAACGCCTCCCATCCTTTCATGTCATTGTTCTCTGGTTATTACTTGTGTCAATGGATGCATGCTTTATGGATGCATGCTTTACTAACACTGGAGATGTGTGGCATGAGTACTGATGTTATGTTCTGTGGgtgtatatatttatgttaTATATTTAGGCCTAATAACTTTATGTCATGGAGTTAATGCTGGTGTTGAAAAAGCTTCATTGTTTGAGCATATTCATTAATTTTGATACTTTTTCTTATTTGTATTCTCTTAGGCCTTTGGACATGGGAGAAATAATTTGCACTTAGACTCTGAAGGGATGACTATTCACCAGTCCAGAGGCTCAAGAACTGGATCAGCATCaaggtctctctctcttcccccttCTCCCCCGCCAATTATAATTTATTACTTTTACATGGGACAGTAGTcatatttcttctttattttaggataaacaagaatttattaAAACAAGACAAAGTCAAAGACCTCTAGCAGAAGACTACAGGAAAAATCTTAGAGAAATactgaaaaaccaaaaaatcTAGCATCAACTGCTAGCATATCCAACATAATAGAAGAAATGGTCATGTTTTAGAACCTGGCCTGTGTCTGATATTGCTTCCAACTCATTTACAAATCTATCAGCATTAAAGCCTAATAAACATAGGAACTTTAGATTGTGTTAGGGTGAAAAGTGATTAAATATGTTTCAGCATTTAGCCTCAAGAAGGGCAATCAGGACAATAGCATCATAGGTCCCAAGCAATTGTGTGAAATACTTTTTATTGATAAAGATGTCATCATGGGCTTTAAGGACTGATTTGTCTACTACTCATCTACTCATCTATTTCATTTAAATATTAAGTTACTAACCTTTCCCTTTCTTCCTAATTTCCAGACATGTCCACACACCAAGAAATGTGTCTTGCCCAGTTTCACCCATTGGAAGCCCACTTCTCCAGTCTAGATCACCACAACATGTCAGCGGAAGGATGTCTCCCTCTCCCATATCTAGCCCCCGTATCACATCCGGTGCATCTACACCTCTcactggtggtggtggtgcaaTCCCTTTTCAACACTTGAATCCACCAACAACCTACTTACATGAAGGCACACAGATGACCCAGAGATCCCAGAACAGTAGTTTCTATACAAATGGCAGCATGCGATATCATGAGCCAAAGCCTGATCTATTTCGAGGGATTCCGCAGGCCTCTCATGATTTCCGGGATATAATTTCATCTGACAATGTTGCGCACAGAGACCAGTTTTGGAAGCCTGTTCCTGGGCAGCAAAGAGAGTTCTGTGATGTGCAGTCGGTTTTGGCTGACCGTGTGTCTCAGCAGCTCTTAATGGATCATATGAAGCTGAACCCATCCATGGACCTAAATCTTCACTAGCTGCACTACTGCTTGATCACAGAGACGGTATATATTGACTGTGATCCTTGTCCGAGCAGTGCTTATATACAAAGAATTGCTGTTGATGCTTTCAAGGTTGGCATTGCAGTAGTGTTGAATCTTAGTCGAAATTGGACAAAATCATCCAGTAAGGTTGGATCTTTGGATAGCTTGAATAACAATAACAGTAGAGAAGCATGATATGAAAGGCCTCAATGTATTTTGTC contains these protein-coding regions:
- the LOC112177026 gene encoding mitogen-activated protein kinase kinase kinase YODA, whose product is MPSWWRKSSSKEVKKKANKESFIDTIMTIHRKLKSSSEEKFNSSSGGSRRRCTDTVSEMGSQSRALSPLTSTQVSRCQSFAERPHAQPLPLPRVQLSNIGRSDSAVTASSKTGSDTGPKQLLYVPLSSPGRILSRAVPADVDGDIATASISSDSSIDSDDPPDSRLLSPMASDCEYGTRTTLNSPSRVMQKDQFPNVNQKNTKETLKPANLLFNNQIMTTSPKRGPSRTHLQNIQIPYNGAFSSAPDSSMSSPSRSPMRVFGSDQVLISSFWAGKPYPDIASTYCSSPGSGHNSGHNSVGGDLSAQLFWQQNRCSPECSPIPSPRMTSPGPSSRMTSPGPSSRIQSAAVTPLHPRAGGPAMESPTSRPDDGKQKSHRLPLPPITTTRTCPFSPAYSPATTPTVPRSPGRAENPQSPGSRWKKGRLLGRGTFGHVYLGFNSESGEMCAMKEVTLFADDAKSKESAQQLGQEISLLSRLRHPNIVQYLGSETVDDKLYIYLEYVSGGSIYKLLQEYGQFGEIAIRSYTQQILSGLSYLHAKNTLHRDIKGANILVDPNGRVKLADFGMAKHITGESCPLSFKGSPYWMAPEVIKNSNGCNLAVDIWSLGCTVLEMATTKPPWSQYEGVAAMFKIGNSKELPGIPGHLSEDGKDFVRLCLQRNPLHRPTAAQLLEHPFVKNVAPLERPIMSLDTSEGPPAVTNAVRSQAFGHGRNNLHLDSEGMTIHQSRGSRTGSASRHVHTPRNVSCPVSPIGSPLLQSRSPQHVSGRMSPSPISSPRITSGASTPLTGGGGAIPFQHLNPPTTYLHEGTQMTQRSQNSSFYTNGSMRYHEPKPDLFRGIPQASHDFRDIISSDNVAHRDQFWKPVPGQQREFCDVQSVLADRVSQQLLMDHMKLNPSMDLNLH